A stretch of the Sulfurihydrogenibium sp. genome encodes the following:
- a CDS encoding DHHA1 domain-containing protein, with translation MKIIGLYHKNCTDGTTAAAVILKKFPDATVIPIEHNFKDEDFEQILGQIDEDTIVYIVDFALKPEYLNKVLEKATKVINLDHHISMKNILEEIKDPKFEFVFDNDKSGASLTWHYLFNTEPPEIIKYVEDKDIWKWQYGDTTKYVNDYLFLFTNKPEEVKELLDKDITEIIEKGKIINQYTTYLINTFVEKAKDLFIKIGNYKVRAYNTGLFQSEIGNLLATMYNEAVCLFSINGDYVKLSFRSLDSHNPSALDLAKLLNGGGHRNAAGASVNINEFCSMIMM, from the coding sequence ATGAAAATTATCGGACTCTATCATAAAAATTGTACAGATGGAACTACGGCGGCGGCAGTGATACTAAAAAAATTTCCGGATGCAACCGTTATTCCAATAGAACATAACTTCAAAGATGAGGATTTTGAGCAAATACTTGGGCAGATAGATGAAGATACAATAGTCTATATTGTAGACTTTGCATTAAAACCAGAATATTTAAACAAAGTTTTAGAAAAAGCCACGAAAGTAATAAATTTAGACCATCATATTAGCATGAAAAACATATTAGAAGAGATAAAAGACCCAAAATTTGAATTTGTATTTGACAATGACAAATCAGGAGCATCTTTGACTTGGCATTATCTATTTAATACTGAGCCGCCAGAAATAATAAAATATGTAGAAGATAAAGATATATGGAAATGGCAGTATGGAGATACAACAAAATATGTTAATGATTATCTATTTCTATTTACCAACAAACCAGAAGAGGTAAAAGAGCTTTTAGATAAAGATATTACAGAAATTATAGAAAAAGGTAAAATAATAAATCAGTATACAACTTATTTAATCAACACCTTTGTAGAAAAAGCCAAAGACCTATTTATAAAAATAGGAAATTATAAAGTAAGAGCATACAACACTGGTTTATTTCAGTCTGAAATTGGAAATTTATTAGCTACTATGTATAATGAAGCTGTTTGTCTTTTTTCAATCAACGGCGATTATGTGAAATTAAGTTTTAGAAGTCTTGACAGTCATAATCCGTCGGCTTTAGACCTTGCAAAATTACTAAATGGTGGCGGTCATAGAAATGCTGCTGGTGCGTCTGTAAACATTAACGAATTTTGCAGCATGATTATGATGTAG
- a CDS encoding DUF2173 family protein, producing MAILSKLHELMSLPGAVAAGEFSEDGRLLSYTGDISEKAAEIAALMAAANRAMGNMQAKGWSAYTGKEGFYPVQGFAVAGGKYAACIMGNVGVFVELSKADFDKTFEVLSKYV from the coding sequence ATGGCAATTTTATCAAAGTTGCACGAGTTAATGTCGTTGCCTGGAGCAGTTGCAGCAGGAGAATTTTCTGAAGATGGAAGACTTTTGTCCTACACTGGGGACATTTCAGAAAAGGCTGCAGAAATAGCTGCATTGATGGCTGCAGCTAACAGAGCTATGGGAAACATGCAAGCTAAAGGTTGGAGCGCGTATACAGGTAAAGAAGGATTTTATCCTGTTCAAGGTTTTGCAGTAGCGGGTGGAAAATATGCTGCATGCATCATGGGAAATGTCGGAGTTTTTGTTGAGCTTTCAAAAGCTGACTTTGACAAAACTTTTGAAGTTTTAAGCAAGTACGTTTAA
- a CDS encoding DUF2173 family protein, protein MADLKNLMSIKGVFAAGEFNPDGTLVAYEGDITEEEAAMAAAMCAANNAMAKMQTDGYTAFSGQEWTPLHGWALTGPKYSVCVAGNVGVFVKNDEVSFKEVFKALLSK, encoded by the coding sequence ATGGCAGACCTAAAAAATTTAATGTCAATCAAAGGTGTTTTTGCAGCAGGCGAATTTAATCCAGATGGCACACTTGTAGCTTACGAAGGAGATATAACTGAAGAAGAGGCAGCAATGGCAGCTGCAATGTGTGCAGCAAACAACGCAATGGCAAAAATGCAAACAGACGGATACACTGCATTTTCTGGCCAAGAATGGACTCCATTACATGGCTGGGCATTGACAGGTCCTAAATATTCAGTTTGTGTTGCAGGTAATGTTGGTGTATTCGTTAAAAACGATGAAGTTTCATTTAAGGAAGTTTTTAAAGCCCTTCTTTCTAAGTAA
- a CDS encoding outer membrane lipoprotein carrier protein LolA, with amino-acid sequence MKKIALFLILFIVNFSFAKDIVEELQKKFSEIKGFQADITQKTYQSGFSSPDIFYGKVLAVKPDKIKIEYIKPYKQIIYLNGTKVALYSVEENQAVITSTDNSVLITEVLEMIIKNKPIKSTFNALETKETNDTYKISLKPKNNTEVKKLELTIDKSNLSLTKLSAQDTDNNIIEIEFEKFKYLSNPVNINFNFPKNVKILNN; translated from the coding sequence ATTTTTGATACTCTTTATTGTTAATTTTTCTTTTGCAAAGGACATAGTAGAAGAACTTCAGAAAAAATTTAGTGAGATAAAAGGATTTCAGGCAGACATTACACAAAAAACTTATCAATCTGGGTTTTCCAGCCCGGATATTTTTTATGGAAAAGTATTAGCTGTAAAACCGGATAAAATCAAAATAGAGTATATAAAGCCATATAAACAGATTATTTATCTAAATGGTACCAAAGTAGCTTTATACTCTGTAGAAGAAAATCAGGCTGTTATAACATCAACAGATAACAGTGTTTTAATAACAGAAGTTTTAGAAATGATTATCAAAAACAAACCTATCAAGTCTACCTTTAATGCGTTAGAAACCAAAGAAACCAATGATACATACAAAATATCTTTAAAACCAAAAAACAACACAGAAGTTAAAAAATTAGAACTGACAATAGATAAATCCAATCTATCATTAACTAAACTTTCAGCACAGGATACAGACAACAACATTATTGAAATAGAGTTTGAAAAATTTAAATATTTATCCAATCCGGTAAATATAAATTTCAACTTTCCAAAGAATGTTAAGATTTTAAACAACTAA
- a CDS encoding TetR/AcrR family transcriptional regulator gives MVEELSTREKIILAGAEIIIHEGLKRFTAKNIANKIGITDAAIYKHFPSLDAIVVEIINRYISRCSQSVDRAKELGLSVEETLKQVMREHIRVLEETKGAVPVLCFEFSRSGNKKFFDILHKFVEDYKKKLSEVIKKGQEEGFVREDIDPSETAMLFVGLIQAKVFAYVMERREGPIIKDPDQLISELFYGIIKK, from the coding sequence ATGGTAGAAGAGTTATCTACAAGAGAAAAAATAATATTAGCAGGTGCTGAAATAATAATCCATGAAGGATTAAAACGCTTTACAGCAAAAAATATTGCCAATAAAATAGGTATTACCGATGCAGCCATCTATAAACATTTTCCTTCCTTAGACGCTATAGTAGTAGAAATTATCAACAGATATATATCTCGGTGTTCTCAAAGCGTTGACAGAGCAAAAGAATTAGGACTTTCTGTAGAAGAAACTTTAAAACAAGTAATGAGAGAACATATAAGAGTATTGGAAGAAACAAAAGGAGCTGTTCCTGTTTTATGCTTCGAATTTAGCAGGTCCGGAAATAAAAAGTTTTTTGATATACTTCATAAATTTGTTGAAGATTACAAAAAGAAGCTTTCTGAGGTTATTAAAAAAGGACAAGAAGAAGGATTTGTTAGAGAAGATATAGACCCATCTGAAACAGCAATGCTTTTTGTAGGACTAATACAGGCAAAAGTTTTTGCATATGTAATGGAAAGAAGAGAAGGACCAATAATCAAAGACCCAGATCAGTTAATCTCAGAATTATTCTATGGAATTATTAAAAAATGA
- a CDS encoding SCP2 sterol-binding domain-containing protein: MAKFLSEEWIQLYKDEWNKNDKLVNDLKGFTASIKYFIEGKEDEAVELIVENGVAKSAGKADNKKYDFEMWATYDNWKILAKGEMGPKAAMLTKKLKFKGSMITAMKYMGPFEESLRMMGRVPTEW; the protein is encoded by the coding sequence ATGGCAAAATTCTTATCTGAAGAATGGATACAATTATACAAAGATGAATGGAATAAAAATGATAAGCTTGTTAATGATTTGAAAGGGTTTACTGCGTCTATAAAGTATTTTATAGAAGGAAAGGAAGATGAAGCTGTTGAGCTTATAGTTGAAAATGGAGTTGCAAAATCTGCCGGAAAAGCTGATAATAAAAAATATGATTTTGAGATGTGGGCAACATACGATAACTGGAAAATTTTAGCCAAAGGTGAAATGGGACCAAAGGCTGCAATGCTTACTAAAAAATTAAAATTTAAAGGCTCTATGATTACAGCCATGAAATACATGGGACCTTTTGAAGAAAGCTTAAGAATGATGGGTAGAGTTCCTACAGAGTGGTGA
- the dtd gene encoding D-aminoacyl-tRNA deacylase — protein sequence MIAVVQRVIKSSVEVDGKVVGEIRKGVNILLGVAEDDTEEDVNKLVNKIVNLRMFEDENKKMNYSLLDVNGEALIISQFTLLANLRKGRRPSFEYAAKPDKAKALYEKFVEEFSKYVKVQTGVFGADMKVYILNDGPVTFILDSKQL from the coding sequence ATGATTGCAGTAGTTCAAAGAGTTATAAAGTCAAGCGTTGAAGTAGACGGTAAGGTTGTAGGAGAGATAAGAAAAGGAGTTAATATACTTCTTGGGGTAGCCGAAGATGACACAGAAGAAGATGTAAATAAATTAGTTAATAAAATTGTTAATTTGAGAATGTTTGAAGATGAGAATAAAAAGATGAATTATTCCCTTCTTGATGTCAACGGAGAAGCTCTTATTATTTCTCAGTTTACGCTTCTTGCTAATTTAAGGAAAGGAAGAAGACCATCTTTTGAATATGCTGCCAAACCGGATAAAGCTAAGGCTTTATACGAAAAATTTGTAGAAGAGTTTTCTAAATATGTGAAAGTTCAAACAGGCGTTTTTGGTGCTGATATGAAAGTTTATATTTTAAACGATGGACCTGTAACATTTATTCTTGATTCAAAACAGTTATGA